Proteins from a single region of Pangasianodon hypophthalmus isolate fPanHyp1 chromosome 7, fPanHyp1.pri, whole genome shotgun sequence:
- the mxd3 gene encoding max dimerization protein 3 isoform X1 yields the protein MEVNTCNIQVLLQAAEYLERREREAEHGYASVLPYYSKTTEKRSKAKTKKSSAGSSRSVHNELEKHRRAQLRHCLEQLKQQVPLSSDSSRNTTLNLLRRAQMHIKKLQEQAERAELLKDRLRWEQQELRMRLQQLQGGTERMRNDSLGSAMSSERSDSDREDVEIDVESMVWTLDSDGLGLTHTDADHSYSTSDRAWL from the exons ATGGAAGTAAACACATGCAATATTCAAGTTCTTCTGCAAGCTGCTGAATACctggaaagaagagaaagag aagccGAGCATGGCTACGCCTCAGTCCTTCCATATTACAGTAAAACgacagaaaaaagaagcaaagcGAAAACTAAAAAGAGTTCAGCGGGGAGCAGCAG gTCAGTTCACAATGAACTGGAAAAGCACAG ACGAGCTCAGTTGCGGCACTGTTTGGAGCAGCTAAAACAGCAGGTCCCGCTGTCCTCGGACTCTTCGAGAAACACCACTCTCAACTTGCTCAGACGGGCACAGATGCACATAAAG AAGCTGCAGGAGCAGGCCGAGCGGGCCGAGCTGCTGAAGGACCGGCTGCGCTGGGAGCAGCAGGAGCTGCGTATGCGTCTGCAGCAGCTGCAGGGTGGCACAGAGAGGATGCGCAACGACAGCCTGGGCTCGGCCATGTCCTCTGAAAGATCCGATTCAGACAGAG AGGATGTGGAGATTGATGTCGAGAGCATGGTGTGGACTTTGGACTCTGACGGTCTGGGCTTAACACACACCGACGCTGATCATAGTTACTCCACTTCGGATCGTGCCTGGTTATGA
- the mxd3 gene encoding max dimerization protein 3 isoform X2, with product MEVNTCNIQVLLQAAEYLERREREAEHGYASVLPYYSKTTEKRSKAKTKKSSAGSSRRAQLRHCLEQLKQQVPLSSDSSRNTTLNLLRRAQMHIKKLQEQAERAELLKDRLRWEQQELRMRLQQLQGGTERMRNDSLGSAMSSERSDSDREDVEIDVESMVWTLDSDGLGLTHTDADHSYSTSDRAWL from the exons ATGGAAGTAAACACATGCAATATTCAAGTTCTTCTGCAAGCTGCTGAATACctggaaagaagagaaagag aagccGAGCATGGCTACGCCTCAGTCCTTCCATATTACAGTAAAACgacagaaaaaagaagcaaagcGAAAACTAAAAAGAGTTCAGCGGGGAGCAGCAG ACGAGCTCAGTTGCGGCACTGTTTGGAGCAGCTAAAACAGCAGGTCCCGCTGTCCTCGGACTCTTCGAGAAACACCACTCTCAACTTGCTCAGACGGGCACAGATGCACATAAAG AAGCTGCAGGAGCAGGCCGAGCGGGCCGAGCTGCTGAAGGACCGGCTGCGCTGGGAGCAGCAGGAGCTGCGTATGCGTCTGCAGCAGCTGCAGGGTGGCACAGAGAGGATGCGCAACGACAGCCTGGGCTCGGCCATGTCCTCTGAAAGATCCGATTCAGACAGAG AGGATGTGGAGATTGATGTCGAGAGCATGGTGTGGACTTTGGACTCTGACGGTCTGGGCTTAACACACACCGACGCTGATCATAGTTACTCCACTTCGGATCGTGCCTGGTTATGA
- the prelid1a gene encoding PRELI domain containing 1a, with protein sequence MVKYFSCAGSLKGTWDQVSQAFWQRYPNPYSNHVLTEDIIFREVTPDNRLISRRLLTKTSRAPRWAEKFLPSHMARKAYVIEDSIVDPQKRTMVTFTWNISHARLMSVEERCVYTGSLDNSSLTEVKREAWISSNLYGFSRAVQEFGLARFKNSIVKTMKGFEYVLAKMQGETPTRTLAETATEKARETALAAKEKAKDLASQAQKKQYV encoded by the exons GACCAAGTTTCTCAAGCGTTCTGGCAAAGATACCCAAATCCatacag TAATCATGTGTTGACAGAAGACATCATCTTTCGGGAGGTGACTCCTGATAATCGCCTCATTTCCCGACGACTCTTGACCAAAACCAGCCGAGCGCCACGCTGGGCAGAAAAGTTTTTGCCCAGCCACATGGCACGCAAGGCTTACGTCATCGAGGACTCTATAGTGGATCCCCAGAAAAGGACCATGGTCACTTTCACGTGGAACATCAGCCATGCACGTCTCATG TCTGTGGAGGAGCGCTGTGTGTACACAGGCAGCCTTGACAACAGCAGCCTAACAGAGGTCAAGAGAGAAGCGTGGATCTCCTCCAACCTCTACGGCTTTTCCAGAGCTGTTCAG gaatTTGGCCTTGCCCGATTTAAGAACAGTATAGTAAAAACCATGAAGGGATTTGAATATGTCTTGGCCAAAATGCAAG GTGAAACTCCGACAAGGACGCTGGCAGAGACAGCAACAGAAAAGGCTCGAGAGACGGCACTCGCCGCTAAAGAGAAGGCTAAAGACCTGGCCTCTCAAGCACAGAAAAAACAATATGTATGA